A single region of the Streptomyces caelestis genome encodes:
- a CDS encoding SDR family NAD(P)-dependent oxidoreductase, producing the protein MSAADVISGRGGLAARGKSVLVTGASSGLGRVCAERLAASGFRVFAAVRKEADGAALASAVEAGRIVPVRLDVTEDKTIAAAAEEIAETVGDAGLWGLVNNAGICVSAPLECVSPAQLRRQLDTNVVGQLAVTQALLPLLRRSRGRVVNVTSGLGSVAIPFLGAYASAQFAKEALTDVLRRELRPLGVDVSVVQPGAIMTPIWGKVSEVARDAMDGVPEHIAELYRIPFGRFLAANEQQARESRTTPEDFARTVGQVLTARRPRTRYRVGQDARRVSVLARVLPDSALDRYLRPITE; encoded by the coding sequence CGCGGGAAGTCGGTCCTGGTCACCGGCGCCTCCTCCGGCCTCGGCCGGGTCTGCGCCGAGCGCCTCGCCGCGTCCGGCTTCCGCGTCTTCGCCGCCGTACGCAAGGAGGCGGACGGCGCAGCGCTCGCCTCGGCCGTCGAGGCGGGCCGTATCGTCCCGGTCCGCCTCGACGTCACCGAGGACAAGACGATCGCCGCCGCGGCCGAGGAGATCGCGGAGACGGTGGGCGACGCGGGGCTGTGGGGGCTGGTGAACAACGCCGGCATCTGCGTCTCGGCCCCGCTGGAGTGCGTCTCGCCCGCCCAGCTCCGGCGCCAGCTCGACACCAACGTGGTCGGCCAGCTCGCCGTCACCCAGGCCCTACTGCCGCTGCTCCGGCGCAGCCGGGGCCGGGTGGTGAACGTGACCTCCGGGCTCGGCAGCGTGGCCATCCCTTTCCTCGGCGCCTACGCTTCGGCGCAGTTCGCCAAGGAGGCGCTGACCGACGTCCTGCGACGGGAGCTGCGCCCGCTGGGGGTGGACGTGAGCGTGGTGCAGCCGGGGGCGATCATGACGCCGATCTGGGGGAAGGTATCCGAGGTGGCCCGGGACGCCATGGACGGCGTGCCGGAGCACATCGCGGAGCTGTACCGGATCCCGTTCGGCCGCTTTCTCGCGGCGAACGAACAGCAGGCGCGCGAGAGCCGGACCACCCCGGAGGACTTCGCCCGCACTGTCGGGCAGGTCCTCACCGCCCGCCGTCCCCGGACCCGCTACCGGGTCGGCCAGGACGCCCGCCGGGTGAGCGTGCTGGCCCGGGTCCTGCCGGACAGCGCCCTGGACCGGTACTTGCGCCCGATCACCGAGTGA